The genomic window ACAACCGGGACTATCCCGTGGTGCAGTCCGCGGTGTTCATCGCGGCGGTGCTATTCGTCGCGATCAACTTCGCGCTGGACATGCTGTACGGCGTTCTCGACCCGC from bacterium includes these protein-coding regions:
- a CDS encoding ABC transporter permease codes for the protein NRDYPVVQSAVFIAAVLFVAINFALDMLYGVLDPRIREASG